TTCCCGATCGAATATATCGACATCGGGATCGGTCACCTCGCCGTGAATCAGAAGCGGCATGCCGATCCGCTGCATCGTCTCCAGCGCAGCACGGATGTTGCGGACATCGGTCACGCCATGCGCCGAATTGGTGGTGGCGTTGGCCGGGTACAGCTTGGCGGCGGTGAAGATCCCGGCAGCATGCCCTGCCTCGATCTCTGCAGGATCGGCATCGTCGGTCAGATAGAGGGTCATCAGCGGAGTGAACGCGGTGCCCGCGGCCGCGGCGCGGATCCGGTCCCGATAGGCTTGCGCCGCGGCTACCGTGGTGATCGGCGGCGTGAGATTGGGCATCACGATCGCCCGACGGAATTGGCGCGCCGTATAGGCGGTCACCGCATCGAGCATGGCGCCGTCGCGCAGATGGACGTGCCAGTCGTCGGGGCGGCGGAGAATGAGTCGCTTCGGATCGGTCATGACGGCTGCCCGGCTTCAGTTTCGGTCGCGCCGTGCCTATCAAGGGAGCATGGCCGCGACCACCCTCATCGACCGCTCGCTCCTCCGCCTGTCGGGCGAGGACCTTTCAGGCTTTCTTCAGGGCCTCGTCACCAACGACATGACCCGAGTGACGCCGGAGACCCCGTCCTGGGCGGGCCTGCTCACGCCCCAGGGCAAGGCGTTGTTCGATTTCATCCTGTGGCAGGACGGCGCCGACGTGCTGATCGATTGCGAGGCCGACGCGGCGGTCGAGCTCGCCCGGCGGCTGACGCTGTACCGCCTGCGCCGCAAGATACGGATCGAGCCGGAGCCGGCCTTGGCCGTGCATTGGGCGCCCGAGGGCGAAGCGGGCGTCCCGGATCCGCGCCTGGCGGAGCTCGGCCGCCGCTGGCTCGGCCCCGCCGACGCGCCGGCCGAAGGCTGGCGCGCGCATCGGCTTGCGCTCGGCGTCACCGAAGGCCGGGCGGAGCTCGGCTCCGACAAGACGCTCTGGCTCGAATGCAATGCTGCCGAGCTGAACGGCGTCAGCTTCACCAAGGGCTGCTATGTCGGGCAGGAGAATACGGCACGCATGAATTATCGGTCCAAGGTCAATCGCCGCTTGGTCGTCGTGCCGACCGACGGTGCAGGCGAGCGGACGCGGATCCACTATCCGGACCTCGGCCTGGCGGTCGAGCATCGCCGCATCGATGATCTCGCCGGCGCGATCATCCCGAACTGGCTTGCCGCCGCATTGACCTGAGGCACGTCGCCGAGAAACCCGGAATTCCGGGTGTTTTCGCGCTCCGTCTGCGGCTAACGTCCCGCCGTGGATATTTACCTCCCCGTCGCCGGGCTGTCCGTGAATGCGTTGGTGATCATCGCCCTTGGCGGCGTGGTCGGCCTGCTCACCGGAATGATCGGCGTCGGCGGAGGCTTTCTGACCACGCCGATCCTGATCTTCTACGGCATTCCGCCGGCGGTCGCGGTCGCCTCTGCGACCACCCAGATCACCGGCACCAGCGTCTCCGGCGTGCTCGCCCATCGGCGGCGGAAAGGCGTCGACTATCGCATGGGCGGCGT
The nucleotide sequence above comes from Sphingosinicella sp. BN140058. Encoded proteins:
- a CDS encoding folate-binding protein YgfZ codes for the protein MAATTLIDRSLLRLSGEDLSGFLQGLVTNDMTRVTPETPSWAGLLTPQGKALFDFILWQDGADVLIDCEADAAVELARRLTLYRLRRKIRIEPEPALAVHWAPEGEAGVPDPRLAELGRRWLGPADAPAEGWRAHRLALGVTEGRAELGSDKTLWLECNAAELNGVSFTKGCYVGQENTARMNYRSKVNRRLVVVPTDGAGERTRIHYPDLGLAVEHRRIDDLAGAIIPNWLAAALT